A genome region from Oryzias latipes chromosome 2, ASM223467v1 includes the following:
- the LOC101170330 gene encoding xin actin-binding repeat-containing protein 2 isoform X1 — MASPPDAALSAGSRSRSRSGHPEEKAAGGEDQEAEQVSVKERLAMYQAAVSSKESSASSSAVMMDESEACSLPGGLASVKKQFENQEFASSSSQSSVTQFHVQKRSVQEISSSSEVMMRSSARQEVIHDQRVHHNNVTTSYGNHHNETVTLVGGDDLPKVSTQALKEQYEKTIEEAAPAKEIKVDLDFNQFQWTPVNQSSKSSTSYDTSSAAVRMETASSASSMHNEATDPFSLPSSHLQVKTGESRSQSQESASRESHTGSTEQYFKHKNMAELKRLYKHIHPEVRKNLEEDLISQLSEVEKVALDSKEMSEVQQTRFRFENDGDDSSECSSPDNESVEWDEILKGEVQSRRWMFENKPLDTIKDDSLDEIEERNIAQQEIIAGKDVRHTAWMFETQPIDALGTEASETQDQSEKQNDLARGDVRTATWLFETQPLDYLNKIYQEDEQDSDATNDITGGDVKTARYLFETQHLDSLGKSETIEESSFLSLKSELEEIKGDVTTTTRMFETFPMCVIRGDSGEMLEITTIRREETEKGDVRTSRWMFETQPLDMINKDPAMVKLICGISQEETTQGGVNRGRWLFETKTLDSIKDEEWESSMSQRKDIIGADVRKRCLVFETQPMDTLKDNTNARPLPSEEIVGGDVKSAKHLFETVPMENLKELLQVGKLTKTVASEEEKGDVRHQKWVFESQPLESIREERKEITRTVNIQAQDKGDVTNYKERFETMDLSKCERTEKIQVEGVTSGSVKSNKDLFESTPLYAIQDSSGYYHEVRTVRREEIVKGDIHSCRWMFETRPIDQFDESISKFQIIKGISKQEIESGDVKTAKWLFETQPLDAIKYFSNAEVKEQKTKEEIEKGDVKTCRWLFETQPMDVLYEKVDRSETDVKEVHKGDVKTCTWLFETQMLDNIRDHSDMENILKTCTVKQQDIQGKDVGLARILFETENLENITGEESGSFRRVTEIDIQSGDVSRMKCIFENRSSDIMSSTSEETMQRLKTQQAEDIQKGNVVNCTWMFENKPIDAICDAKERETRTVIDVQGGNVDKGRFIFETYSLDQIKDESSEANISQLTGVFRNDMEKGDVKNYKMMFETQPLYAICDKEGHYHEVTTVTKEEIMRGDVVGARWLFETKPLDSIRDTEEVYVIKAVTEEGINKGDVNSARWRFETQPLDEITEEIKVKSKTVADIQGGDVKTNKQRFETDETSQKYVRTVSVSEIQRGDVRSATWMFETRTIDEIRGDGVEYDGMEKVKKEEVMKGDVKQSVWLFEKHPLDSIRESEDSETAVSKEEVLRGDVKTTTWLFETTQLHQFNESSVEKTEIIGKSIKETLEELYSQKMVESQGVLIEADEIGDIRMAKYKLLNQEAPQIQKEDIIRGDLSNIMMNLLNRRETSERGITIDKEERGDINTTVKQLLSQERGINVEKEAIIRGDIQEAMTNLLRTEGSSKRGILIQEDEKGDVKMTIYSLLNKGEKASMEKEDIIQGNVSKTLHRLLSNSGEEESKKIRVGEIERGNVSFYTTCIESGALDYLKQFQSESSEEHEEVQKEHIIGGNVEETKMLLRKNQQQVERTVAEDDIVPVDVNSIVQVFMTEPSVTYKNVETKDIVKGDLSAAMDSLNQAITQKVVIEKEEVVKGNIPTTLKSLEEAQHQAKEMEKPEIIRGDIRGALESLEKSASVKTEATVEDLVPGDVKGTLRSLQEAKQAVKEMEKAEIIKGDIHTAMQSLHEASSEKKTFQHQVSEQGDVKGTIQLLLEPATSPRMQRRGSTEGDVKTSIKSLYEGQDAAQVEKEEVVRGDVQGAIKSLMQRKQYTSKKRTHAPKKAKEAIKKQPTAKQTEPECTHEAEGVAVTSAPAVKNLTQSGDVCMQRHHDSKSLKTQVITQEEHVVAVVKTDNPAGACHQAGMKVQPPQKTPAPKPFMIKTKQRSNPDQTETKSADVIKQEQSASQWSNSNVQMSQMTTIKQVQTAVTEETVTQKQNHTSQKKSGALIEKQNPKSDRKNINKGAIKNVKAEIHFPPPPPTSPPPLSESDLSLPPPPSPVMESPLPPPSITRQDSDLPPPPPPPMEFFPPPPPDFLPPPPSPQELDALPQPPPARPFGKPLFKVHKQPEPPKQPAPVKPKWQKKAPPPPSSQVFPLETASSIEHKEESKVETQQTAVTSGETKSAPTKIPSNPSPQPPRKVFVPPIKLPPPAEPAAAPTAKPYARKFKTPLMLAEEKYRQQKLEKEAETEMSRVSTPTSPSVSISAATANLSAAAKAKEDEALHVNKGEFTEKTPSQTPMSRPTTLAVNKRAAAASATTTLDKKLVSVKPPCEKVLSSTANQTASVIQSHHEASETQTSSIAVTSSVVEQQHFIKKSTGKSVEASATSVRENFPRGSEDVKIAPQEGKTGASQATKIPKVSPSFKVKTFKAPMEKKEEQKETVKSDMSQRVSVESKQLTSAKTEVTAKEKRSEDVKKAEADARTKTTKQAQKTEAEVKLSPSVTVPLPKLSKTTAAHQGQALVSASHSQQSVKAEHIQRHEEVVVTERVVRRQEIVQQQQTKLQAAEVNRTQIKAGKSKAETKEVSVLITTDQRDAKLEENADLEKSDTLQKLLAQMKEFEGQPSRLDSNTVREVVGGVPDWVMSTDEKKNISEIAKQQSKKKLKEMLAYVRTIIQAKLTLLEKNLKKEEPPPSVPPKPDKRVLSVAASQVSAVQETQNKVVEEKKSLAESRVRHGVSQAAERRVSSPLASIRTPSPTFISIESRRVDSPLRVTPSPPPYRSAGTPPPPPRKSFTPTLSRTTMSPTLNRSEKLMKVSTSKLSRGMTPPPPPPMPEVVQREQPSPLSDREATLERSEQELVDVAEMVDSMTTVKDKKSFFEEAQRAEVNKTYFRKDPIEIPERLGPDAEEGPEAVTLDLLKEDLPKVDLSKLVNRFESPQPKIYSRKEPIVIAERLGSDTEDAEPEVQTPKTEEIPTLNVKAIKNVFETGEHSSQAAQELREQIERREQDSVYSEGSHSRSASVAEQFSNVDNLGNLTRSEMDSEKPSSRGNPPSYADVVRGRVLTVDVPPEASTEELLRSFQQSWAESQGVFQNLGFRVTEQRSSQVVTHQQETFVSENSSTRVRTVQGVPEAGVPHGVSDGRQTKLP, encoded by the exons GAGATCTCAAGCTCCTCTGAGGTGATGATGAGGAGCAGTGCCCGGCAAGAG GTGATCCATGATCAAAGGGTGCACCATAACAATGTGACCACGAGTTACGGGAACCATCACAATGAAACCG TTACGCTCGTTGGAGGAGACGACCTACCGAAGGTTTCCACTCAGGCTTTGAAGGAGCAGTATGAAAAAACGATTGAGGAAGCTGCACCAGCCAAGGAGATCAAG gTTGATTTGGATTTCAACCAGTTTCAATGGACACCAGTTAACCAGTCATCCAAATCCTCCACAAGTTATGACACGTCCTCTGCTGCTGTAAGGATGGAGACTGCTTCCTCTGCTTCATCAATGCATAATGAAGCGACTGATCCCTTTTCTCTTCCATCGTCACATCTGCAAGTAAAAACCGGTGAGAGTAGATCCCAGTCTCAGGAGTCAGCCTCCCGGGAAAGCCACACCGGGAGTACGGAGCAGTACTTTAAGCACAAGAACATGGCGGAGCTGAAGCGCCTCTACAAGCACATACATCCCGAAGTGCGCAAAAACCTGGAGGAAGATCTTATCAGCCAGCTTAGTGAAGTGGAAAAGGTGGCGTTAGATAGCAAAGAAATGAGCGAAGTCCAGCAAACTCGTTTTAGGTTTGAAAACGATGGCGATGACTCGAGTGAATGTTCGAGCCCCGACAATGAGTCCGTGGAGTGGGACGAAATCCTCAAAGGGGAGGTGCAATCGAGGCGCTGGATGTTCGAAAACAAGCCACTAGATACAATCAAAGACGATTCCCTAGATGAGATTGAGGAGAGAAATATTGCACAGCAGGAAATCATAGCTGGTAAAGATGTCCGACACACAGCTTGGATGTTCGAAACTCAGCCCATAGACGCTCTGGGGACGGAGGCCTCAGAAACTCAAGATCAATCAGAAAAACAGAATGATCTCGCGAGAGGAGATGTCCGTACCGCGACTTGGCTTTTTGAAACGCAGCCTCTCGACTATCTTAACAAGATCTACCAAGAAGATGAACAGGACTCGGACGCCACCAATGACATCACCGGAGGAGATGTCAAAACGGCCAGGTACCTCTTTGAGACCCAGCATCTGGATTCCTTGGGTAAAAGCGAAACTATAGAGGAGAGTAGCTTCCTAAGCCTCAAGTCGGAGCTTGAGGAGATTAAGGGGGACGTCACGACCACAACACGCATGTTTGAGACCTTCCCCATGTGCGTCATCAGAGGGGATTCAGGGGAGATGCTGGAGATCACCACCATCCGCCGGGAGGAGACCGAGAAAGGAGACGTGCGGACGTCGCGCTGGATGTTTGAAACCCAACCTCTGGATATGATCAACAAAGACCCTGCAATGGTGAAGCTGATATGCGGAATATCGCAAGAGGAAACCACACAAGGCGGTGTGAACAGAGGCAGATGGCTTTTTGAGACAAAGACGCTTGATTCCATTAAAGACGAGGAGTGGGAGAGTTCCATGAGTCAAAGAAAAGACATTATTGGAGCTGATGTGAGGAAACGTTGCCTTGTTTTTGAGACTCAGCCGATGGACACATTGAAAGATAACACTAATGCTCGACCTTTACCTTCTGAAGAGATCGTAGGAGGCGATGTTAAGTCCGCCAAACATCTGTTTGAGACGGTGCCCATGGAAAACCTGAAGGAGCTGCTTCAGGTGGGAAAGCTCACGAAAACTGTTGCATCTGAGGAAGAAAAGGGCGATGTGAGGCATCAGAAATGGGTCTTTGAAAGCCAACCACTGGAGAGCATACGGGAGGAGAGGAAAGAGATCACAAGAACTGTAAACATTCAAGcccaagacaaaggagatgtgACAAACTATAAAGAGCGATTTGAAACAATggatttaagcaaatgtgaaaGGACGGAGAAAATCCAAGTTGAAGGCGTCACAAGTGGATCTGTAAAGTCCAACAAGGATCTTTTTGAATCCACACCGCTCTATGCCATCCAGGACAGCTCTGGCTATTACCATGAGGTGAGGACTGTCAGGCGGGAGGAGATAGTGAAGGGAGACATTCACAGCTGCAGATGGATGTTTGAAACCCGCCCTATTGATCAGTTTGATGAGAGCATCAGTAAGTTCCAGATCATAAAAGGAATCTCCAAACAGGAAATCGAGTCAGGGGACGTCAAAACAGCAAAGTGGCTGTTTGAGACCCAACCTCTTGATGCAATCAAGTATTTCAGCAATGCTGAGgtgaaagaacagaaaacaaaggaagaaaTTGAGAAAGGAGACGTGAAAACATGCAGATGGTTGTTTGAGACCCAACCAATGGACGTCCTGTACGAAAAGGTCGACAGGAGTGAAACTGATGTGAAGGAAGTACATAAAGGAGACGTAAAGACCTGCACGTGGCTTTttgagacccagatgctggataACATACGTGACCATTCGGACATGGAGAACATTCTGAAGACCTGCACAGTGAAGCAGCAGGACATCCAAGGCAAAGACGTGGGACTAGCTCGCATCCTGTTTGAAACGGAGAACTTGGAAAACATCACCGGGGAGGAGAGCGGCTCCTTCAGGAGGGTCACCGAAATCGACATCCAGTCGGGGGACGTTTCCAGGATGAAGTGCATCTTTGAGAACCGCTCCTCTGACATCATGAGCTCCACCTCCGAGGAAACGATGCAAAGGCTGAAGACTCAGCAGGCCGAAGACATCCAGAAGGGAAACGTGGTCAACTGTACCTGGATGTTCGAGAACAAACCGATTGACGCGATCTGTGAtgcaaaagaaagagaaacacgCACGGTGATCGATGTCCAGGGGGGAAACGTCGACAAAGGACGCTTCATTTTTGAGACTTACTCTCTGGATCAAATAAAGGACGAATCAAGCGAAGCAAACATTTCGCAACTAACGGGTGTCTTCAGAAATGACATGGAGAAAGGAGATGTGAAAAACTATAAGATGATGTTCGAAACTCAGCCCCTGTACGCCATCTGCGACAAGGAGGGCCACTACCATGAAGTAACCACAGTTACTAAAGAGGAAATCATGAGAGGAGATGTGGTGGGCGCAAGGTGGCTTTTTGAGACCAAGCCCCTGGACTCAATAAGAGATACAGAGGAGGTGTACGTCATCAAAGCTGTGACTGAGGAGGGCATCAATAAAGGAGACGTGAACTCTGCCAGGTGGAGGTTTGAAACTCAACCGCTGGACGAAATTACGGAAGAAATAAAAGTCAAGTCCAAGACGGTTGCTGATATCCAAGGCGGAGACGTGAAGACAAACAAACAGCGCTTCGAGACAGACGAGACGTCGCAGAAGTATGTCAGAACCGTGAGCGTTAGCGAAATCCAGAGGGGCGACGTCCGATCGGCCACGTGGATGTTTGAAACCCGCACCATTGATGAGATCCGAGGGGACGGTGTGGAGTACGACGGCATGGAGAAGGTGAAGAAAGAGGAAGTCATGAAGGGGGATGTCAAACAGTCTGTGTGGCTCTTCGAGAAGCACCCGCTGGACAGCATCAGAGAATCGGAGGACTCCGAGACTGCTGTGTCGAAGGAGGAAGTCCTGCGAGGAGACGTGAAAACAACCACGTGGCTTTTCGAGACCACTCAGCTTCACCAATTCAACGAGAGCAGCGTGGAGAAGACGGAAATCATCGGCAAAAGCATCAAGGAGACGCTGGAGGAGCTTTACAGCCAGAAAATGGTGGAATCTCAGGGCGTTCTCATCGAAGCAGACGAAATCGGTGACATCCGCATGGCAAAGTATAAACTCCTGAACCAGGAGGCCCCACAGATACAAAAAGAGGACATCATTAGAGGGGATCTGAGCAACATAATGATGAACCTCCTAAACCGGAGGGAGACTTCAGAAAGGGGTATAACTATCGACAAGGAGGAGCGAGGGGACATCAACACCACCGTgaagcagctgctcagccaggAGCGAGGAATCAATGTGGAGAAGGAGGCAATTATTCGTGGCGATATTCAGGAGGCCATGACCAACCTGCTCAGGACGGAGGGCTCCTCCAAGCGTGGCATTCTGATTCAGGAAGACGAGAAAGGAGACGTCAAGATGACCATCTATTCCCTCCTAAATAAGGGGGAGAAAGCCAGCATGGAGAAAGAGGACATCATTCAAGGGAACGTCAGCAAAACTCTTCACCGTCTGCTCTCCAACTCAGGAGAGGAGGAATCCAAGAAAATACGAGTTGGAGAGATAGAGAGGGGCAACGTCAGCTTTTACACAACGTGCATCGAGTCTGGCGCCTTGGATTACCTAAAGCAGTTTCAGTCGGAGTCGAGTGAGGAGCACGAGGAGGTTCAAAAGGAGCACATCATAGGCGGCAACGTGGAGGAGACCAAAATGCTGCTGCGGAAGAATCAGCAGCAGGTGGAACGTACGGTGGCAGAGGACGACATCGTACCTGTTGATGTGAACAGCATCGTTCAGGTGTTCATGACGGAGCCGTCTGTGACCTACAAAAATGTAGAAACAAAGGACATCGTCAAAGGAGATCTCAGCGCCGCCATGGACTCGCTGAACCAAGCCATAACACAAAAAGTGGTCATCGAAAAAGAAGAGGTAGTGAAGGGAAACATACCAACGACTTTAAAGAGTCTGGAGGAGGCCCAGCATCAAGCCAAAGAAATGGAGAAGCCTGAAATCATCAGAGGAGACATAAGGGGCGCTTTGGAGTCACTGGAAAAATCGGCGTCTGTCAAAACAGAGGCCACTGTTGAGGATTTGGTGCCCGGCGATGTCAAAGGAACTCTGAGGAGCCTGCAGGAGGCGAAACAAGCTGTGAAGGAGATGGAAAAGGCGGAGATCATCAAAGGAGACATCCACACTGCCATGCAAAGTTTGCACGAGGCGTCGAGCGAGAAAAAAACCTTCCAGCACCAAGTGAGTGAACAGGGGGACGTAAAAGGTACCATCCAGCTGCTACTGGAGCCGGCTACCTCTCCGAGAATGCAGCGCAGGGGGAGCACCGAGGGGGACGTTAAAACGTCCATAAAATCCCTTTATGAGGGGCAGGACGCAGCGCAGGTGGAGAAAGAAGAGGTGGTGAGGGGGGATGTCCAAGGGGCAATAAAGTCGCTGATGCAAAGAAAGCAGTATACTAGCAAGAAACGCACGCACGCtcccaaaaaagcaaaagaggccataaaaaaacaacccactGCAAAGCAAACGGAGCCCGAATGCACGCATGAGGCCGAGGGCGTGGCAGTCACCTCTGCCCCCGCCGTGAAAAACCTCACTCAGAGTGGGGACGTGTGCAtgcagaggcaccatgacagcaaGTCGCTGAAAACACAGGTAATAACCCAAGAGGAGCACGTGGTTGCTGTAGTCAAAACAGACAATCCCGCTGGGGCTTGTCATCAGGCGGGCATGAAAGTGCAGCCGCCGCAGAAAACCCCAGCTCCCAAGCCTTTCATGATAAAGACGAAACAAAGGAGTAATCCAGATCAAACGGAGACCAAATCCGCTGATGTGATTAAACAGGAGCAAAGCGCATCACAGTGGAGCAACTCCAACGTGCAAATGAGCCAGATGACAACAATAAAGCAGGTGCAGACGGCGGTGACGGAGGAAACGGTCACGCAGAAGCAGAACCACACGTCGCAAAAGAAAAGCGGGGCCCTCATCGAAAAGCAAAACCCGAAGAGCGATCGCAAGAACATCAACAAAGGAGCCATTAAGAACGTCAAAGCTGAGATCCACTTCCCTCCGCCGCCGCCGACCTCGCCGCCTCCTCTGTCTGAGTCCGATCTGTCCCTTCCTCCACCTCCGTCGCCAGTGATGGAGAGCCCGTTGCCCCCGCCGTCGATCACGAGGCAGGACAGCGACCTGCCGCCGCCGCCTCCGCCTCCGATGGAATTTttccctccacctcctccagatTTTCTCCCTCCGCCTCCATCACCACAAGAACTTGACGCACTACCTCAGCCTCCACCTGCGCGGCCCTTTGGCAAGCCTTTATTTAAAGTTCACAAGCAACCAGAACCGCCCAAGCAGCCTGCACCAGTGAAGCCCAAATGGCAGAAAAAAGCTCCCCCTCCACCCTCATCTCAGGTTTTTCCTCTGGAAACTGCATCTTCTATAGAACACAAGGAGGAATCAAAGGTCGAAACGCAGCAGACCGCCGTAACCAGCGGTGAAACCAAATCAGCGCCCACGAAAATACCCAGCAACCCAAGTCCACAGCCCCCTAGAAAAGTGTTCGTCCCTCCGATTAAACTGCCTCCCCCTGCAGAGCCTGCTGCAGCTCCGACGGCCAAACCGTACGCTCGCAAATTCAAAACCCCACTCATGCTGGCGGAGGAGAAATACCGCCAGCAGAAGCTGGAGAAAGAGGCGGAGACGGAGATGAGTAGGGTCTCCACTCCTACTTCACCATCGGTTAGCATATCTGCTGCCACTGCGAACctgtctgcagcagcaaaagcAAAGGAAGACGAGGCCttgcatgtaaacaaaggagAATTTACTGAGAAGACCCCATCCCAAACCCCAATGAGCAGACCCACAACTTTAGCAGTAAATAAAAGAGCGGCCGCTGCGTCTGCCACGACAACTTTGGATAAAAAGCTTGTTTCCGTGAAGCCGCCGTGTGAAAAAGTTTTGTCTTCAACTGCTAATCAGACAGCTTCTGTTATTCAGTCTCATCACGAAGCCTCAGAAACCCAAACGAGCTCGATCGCGGTCACTTCATCAGTTGTCGAGCAGCagcactttattaaaaaatccaCCGGCAAGTCTGTGGAAGCCTCAGCGACATCCGTCAGGGAAAATTTTCCCCGGGGAAGCGAGGACGTCAAGATTGCACCACAGGAGGGAAAAACAGGCGCTTCTCAAGCAACTAAAATCCCCAAGGTTAGTCCGAGTTTCAAAGTGAAAACCTTCAAAGCTCCAATGGAGAAGAAAGAGGAGCAAAAGGAAACAGTCAAAAGCGACATGTCGCAGAGAGTGAGTGTTGAAAGCAAACAGCTGACCTCAGCAAAGACTGAAGTGACggcaaaagagaaaagaagtgAGGACGTGAAGAAAGCTGAAGCAGACGCTCGAACCAAGACAACCAAGCAGGCGCAGAAAACCGAAGCGGAGGTAAAGCTGTCGCCATCGGTTACTGTCCCACTGCCAAAGTTGAGTAAAACAACGGCGGCCCATCAAGGACAGGCCCTCGTGTCTGCCTCCCACAGCCAGCAGAGCGTCAAAGCGGAGCACATTCAGCGGCACGAGGAGGTGGTCGTGACCGAGCGGGTGGTGAGGAGGCAGGAGATCGTTCAGCAGCAGCAAACCAAGCTGCAAGCGGCGGAGGTGAACAGAACACAGATAAAAGCGGGAAAGTCGAAGGCTGAGACGAAGGAGGTGTCCGTCCTGATAACGACCGATCAACGCGACGCCAAGTTGGAAGAGAACGCCGATTTGGAGAAGTCCGACACGCTGCAGAAGCTGCTGGCTCAAATGAAAGAGTTTGAGGGCCAACCAAGCAGACTGGACTCCAACACTGTCAGGGAGGTTGTGGGCGGAGTGCCCGACTGGGTGATGAGCACAGATGAAAAGAAGAACATTAGTGAAATCGCCAAACAGCAAAgcaagaaaaagctgaaagagatgcTGGCTTATGTGAGAACGATCATCCAAGCCAAGCTCACGCTTCTGGAGAAAAACCTGAAGAAAGAGGAACCGCCTCCATCCGTGCCTCCCAAACCCGACAAAAGGGTTCTCAGCGTTGCAGCGTCGCAAGTTAGCGCAGTGCAGGAGACGCAAAATAAggtggtggaggagaaaaagagTCTGGCGGAGAGCAGAGTCCGTCACGGGGTGAGCCAAGCGGCCGAGCGGAGGGTGTCCTCTCCGTTGGCGAGCATCCGGACCCCATCGCCCACCTTCATCAGCATCGAATCCAGACGGGTAGACTCGCCCTTGAGGGTGACCCCGTCTCCTCCGCCTTACAGGTCGGCTGGGACGCCGCCGCCCCCTCCTCGCAAATCTTTTACTCCCACCCTCAGCAGGACCACGATGTCTCCCACTCTCAATCGCTCCGAGAAGCTGATGAAGGTCAGCACCTCCAAGCTTTCCCGCGGAATGACTCCCCCTCCTCCGCCGCCGATGCCGGAGGTCGTTCAGAGAGAGCAACCCTCCCCGCTTAGCGACAGGGAGGCGACCCTGGAGAGGAGCGAGCAGGAGCTGGTGGACGTCGCAGAGATGGTGGATTCCATGACGACGGTGAAAGACAAGAAGTCTTTCTTTGAGGAGGCCCAAAGAGCTGAAGTGAACAAGACCTACTTCCGAAAGGATCCCATCGAGATCCCCGAACGTTTGGGGCCGGATGCAGAAGAAGGCCCAGAGGCCGTGACCCTCGACCTTCTGAAAGAGGACCTCCCAAAAGTGGACCTGTCGAAGCTCGTCAACAGGTTCGAGTCGCCGCAGCCCAAAATTTACAGCAGAAAAGAGCCCATCGTCATCGCGGAGAGGCTGGGGAGCGACACCGAAGACGCAGAGCCTGAAGTTCAAACCCCGAAAACGGAGGAAATCCCGACGCTCAacgtcaaagcaataaagaacgTGTTTGAGACTGGAGAGCACAGCTCCCAGGCAGCACAGGAGCTGAGGGAGCAAATCGAGAGAAGGGAGCAGGACTCGGTTTATTCTGAAGGGAGTCACTCCAGATCAGCGTCTGTGGCCGAGCAATTCTCCAACGTGGACAACTTAGGAAACCTGACAAGGAGTGAAATGGATTCTGAGAAACCATCGAGCCGCGGCAACCCTCCGTCCTACGCCGACGTGGTCAGGGGCCGAGTTCTGACCGTGGACGTGCCCCCGGAGGCCTCCACAGAGGAGCTGCTGAGGAGCTTCCAGCAGTCGTGGGCCGAGAGCCAGGGAGTCTTCCAGAACCTGGGTTTCAGGGTCACGGAGCAGAGGTCATCCCAGGTCGTGACCCACCAGCAGGAGACGTTTGTGTCGG